The sequence GCAGCGTCGACGACCTCATCGACGCCGTCTGTTCGCCCAACGGGACGACCATCGAGGGGATGGAAGTCCTCTGGGACAGCGATGTCGAAGCCGTCGTCAACGAGACGCTCGCCGCCGCGGCCGACCGCTCCCGGGAACTGGCGGGTGAGTTCGACGATGCGTGAACTCTCCGCCGTCGACGACGCCGAGGCCGACCGAGCGCGGCAGCTCGCGGCCAACGCCGACCGCGTCGTCGTCAAGGCCGGCACCAACTCCCTGACCGACGACGAGTCCAACCTCGACGACGACAAACTCGACAAACTCGTCGACGACATCGCCGACCTGCTGGAGCGAGACAAGGACATCGTCCTCGTCTCCTCGGGCGCCATCGGCGCCGGCATGGGGCGGATCGGCTACGACGACGAGACCCTCGAGGAGTCCCAGGCGCTGTCGACGGTCGGGCAGAGCCACCTCATGCGGCGCTACACCGAGAGCTTCGAGCGGTACGGCCGCAAGATTGCGCAGGTGCTGGTGACCGAACACGACCTGGACAACCCCGAGCGGTTCACCAACTTCCGCAACACCATCGAGACGCTGCTGGACTGGGGCGTCGTGCCCATCATCAACGAGAACGACGCCGTCGCGACCGAGGAGATCCGCATCGGCGACAACGACATGCTGTCGTCGTCGGTCGCCATCGGCATCGACGCCGACCTGTTGGTGACGCTCACCGACGTCGGTGGCGTCTACACCGGTAACCCGAAGTCGGATCCCGCCGCGGAACTGATCGAGGCAGTCGGCCGCAACTACGCCGCGGTCGAGGAGCGCATCGACGCGAGTTCCAGCGGCGAGTTCGGCGGCATTCAGACCAAAGTCCGGGGTGCCCGCGAGTCGAGCGAACACGGCATCCCGGCGATCATCGCGCGGTCGACCGAACCGGACGTGCTGGAAAAAATCGCTACTGGCAAGCCCGTGGGAACCGTATTCGTCCCCGTGAACGGAGTCATCGATGACTGAGCAAACCACCGAAGCGAAAGTCGCGGAGGCACAGACCGCCGCGTTGGACCTGGCGAACGTGTCCGACGAGACGCGCCGCGCGGCCTTACACGACATCGCCGACGCCATCGAGGCGAACACCGAGACCATCCTCGAGGCCAACGAGGACGACGTCGCGGAGGCCGAGGCGATGCTCGAAGCCGGCGAGTACAGCCGTGCGCTCGTCGACCGCCTCGAACTCTCGGCGTCGAAACTGGAGAGCATCGCCGAGATGGTGCGCAGCGTCGCGGCACAGGACGACCCTCTCGGGAAGACGCTCGCGTCGCGCCGTCTGGACGACGGCCTCGAACTCTACAAGCTCTCCGTCCCCATCGGCGTCATCGGGACGGTCTTCGAGTCGCGGCCGGACGCCCTCGCCCAGATCGCCGCGCTCAGCCTCAAGTCGGGCAACGCGGTCATCCTGAAAGGCGGGAGCGAGGCGAGCCACTCGAACCGCGTCCTCTACGACATCATCCGTGAGGCCACGGCCGACGTAGACGTGCCCGAGGGTTGGGCGCAGCTCATCGAGGCCCGCGAGGACGTGACCCGACTCCTGGAGATGGACGACTCGGTCGACCTGCTCATGCCCCGCGGAAGCTCCGAGTTCGTCAGTTACATCCAGGACAACACCAGCATCCCGGTCCTCGGTCACACGGAGGGCGTCTGTCACGTCTACGTGGACCGTGAGGC comes from Haloplanus sp. XH21 and encodes:
- a CDS encoding glutamate-5-semialdehyde dehydrogenase: MTEQTTEAKVAEAQTAALDLANVSDETRRAALHDIADAIEANTETILEANEDDVAEAEAMLEAGEYSRALVDRLELSASKLESIAEMVRSVAAQDDPLGKTLASRRLDDGLELYKLSVPIGVIGTVFESRPDALAQIAALSLKSGNAVILKGGSEASHSNRVLYDIIREATADVDVPEGWAQLIEAREDVTRLLEMDDSVDLLMPRGSSEFVSYIQDNTSIPVLGHTEGVCHVYVDREADLGMAADIAYDAKVQYPAVCNAVETLLVHESVAASFLPSAVDRYREAGVELRGDAATRDIVDVDPAADADWSTEYGDLVLSIKVVDSLSAAVDHVNTYGSKHTESIVTETPDRASRFMRSVDAASVFHNASTRFADGYRFGLGAEVGISTGKIHARGPVGLDGLTTYKYHLEGSGQVVDTYAGEDAKPFRHEEFEGEWSPGRLSEE
- the proB gene encoding glutamate 5-kinase, translated to MRELSAVDDAEADRARQLAANADRVVVKAGTNSLTDDESNLDDDKLDKLVDDIADLLERDKDIVLVSSGAIGAGMGRIGYDDETLEESQALSTVGQSHLMRRYTESFERYGRKIAQVLVTEHDLDNPERFTNFRNTIETLLDWGVVPIINENDAVATEEIRIGDNDMLSSSVAIGIDADLLVTLTDVGGVYTGNPKSDPAAELIEAVGRNYAAVEERIDASSSGEFGGIQTKVRGARESSEHGIPAIIARSTEPDVLEKIATGKPVGTVFVPVNGVIDD